ATCTTCGCTCTCGCTATCGCGAGCAAGGAAAGCTAAGAGGGGGGACTTCTTGGCGCACGTGGTTAAATGGAGCGAATTTATGGAAATATTGCACCGAAACATTGAAAGGATCTTAACAGCATATACCGGCCGCTGGGGAATGGTAATCGTAAATCAATCCACCGGGGCCAGATTGGAACTAAACCCGGAAATGGTGTTTCCCGCCGCCAGCATGATAAAAGTTCCCATCATGTACGAAATTATGCGTCAGGCTGCCGCCGGTACCATTTCGTTGGATGATTCCCTAACTGTAACCAGTTGTTTCCGAACAGGCGGCGCCGGTATTCTAAAAGAGTTGCGCCCGGGTCTGACGCTGACTGTGCGGGAGCTTGTCACGCTGATGATTATCCTCAGCGACAATACAGCTACCAATATGCTGATTGACCTCGCCGGTATGGAGGCAATAAACAAAACGATAACCGGTCTTGGTTTAAAGTCAACGGTGCTGCGACGCCGGATGATGGATTTTGACGCAGCCCTGGCCGGCAAAGAGAACTATACCTCGGCAGCAGATTTGGCGCTCATGTTTGCAAATATTTATCATAGCCGGGGACTGCCGGAATCTTACGGCGCGCTGATGATGGATATCCTGACCCGGCAACAAATCCGGGATAAGCTACCCTTTTACCTGCCCGCCAAAACGGTAATGGCTCACAAAACGGGAACTTTGACAGGAGTGGAGCATGATGCCGGCATACTTTTTTTGCCGGGCGGTCCATATATAATTTGCGTTCTGACCGGCGACCTTGCAGCCAATCAGCAGGGAATTCAGCTGGTAGCCTCTATTGGCAAAGTTATCTATGAATATTTTCACAAGGAGAAATAAGGAGGAATCATGATGCGGTACAAAAAAATCCTGGCGGCAATGCTGGCGGCGGCAATGCTGGCGATATTGGCGGCAGGCTGCGGAAAATCCGGCAATATCAATGGAGGTCAGGTATTTCGTTATGCCTTGGAAGCAGAACCGGCAACGCTGGATCCGGCCAATTCCACAGCCATTCCGGAATCCCTGGTAGAGGCGCAGGTTTTTGAAGGCTTGACCCGGCTGGATGCAAGGGATCAGGCCATCCCGGGCGTAGCGGAAAAATGGGACGTATCCCCCGATGGGATAAAATACGTCTTCTATCTGCGGCCAAATGCCAAATGGTCCAATGGCGAGCCGGTCACCGCTCAAGACTTTGAGTTTGCCTGGAAACGGGTATTAAATCCTGATATTGCTTCCGAGAATGCGTATATGTTATACCCGTTAAAAAATGGTCAAGCTTATAACGAGAAAAAAGCAACGGCGGATCAGGTAGGAGTAAAGGCTTTAAATGAGCATACGCTGGAAGTAACGTTGGAAAAACCTACGCCATACTTCTTAAGCCTGGCGGCATTTCATGCCTTCTATCCCGTTAACCGGCAGACAGTAACAGCCAACGCCGCTAAATGGGCGACCGATGTCCGGACTTTGATCGGCAACGGCCCGTTCAAAATCACCGCTTGGGTTCACAACGGAAAAATTGAATTTGAAAAAAACAATCAATACTGGGATGCAGTTCTCGTTAAACTGCCGAAAATGGAATGGCCGATCAGTGATTCTCAGACCACCCGGCTGGCGCTCTTTGAGAACAATCAAGTCGATATGATGGTGGAACCGCCTGCAGTAGAACACGATCGGCTTACCCAAGCCGCACTGCTGAAAATTTCGCCCTATCTCGGCACATACTACTATGTATTTAATACCAGCAAGGCGCCGTTTGACGATCCAAAAGTCCGCAAGGCATTTGCGGCGGCGATTAACCGTGACGCGCTGGTGAAAAACATAGTCAAAGGCGGTAAACAACCGGCTTATGCCTGGGTGGCTCCCGGTCTGGTAAATCCTGCTTCCGGCAGGGACTTTCGGGAAGAAGCCGGCAATTATGCCGTAGAAGATACAGCGCTGGCGAAAAAATTGTTGGCCGAAGCCGGCTATGCCGATGGCCAAGGACTGCCGCCCATCACCCTTCTGTTCAATACCAGCGAAATACATAAATCCATTGCCGAAGCCATTCAGGAAATGTGGAAAAAAAACCTGGGTGTAGCCGTTAATCTAACCAATCAGGAGGCCAAAGTGTTTTTAGCCTCGCGGGCACAAGGTGAATTCCAGATTGCCCGGGCCTCGTGGGTCGGGGACTATGCCGATCCAATGACATTCATGGATGTATTTAAAGACCCCAACAATGACGCGAAATATAGCAATCCGGCCTATAATCTCCTGGTGGAGCAGGCTCAAGCCGGCAATGACCAAAAAGTCCGAATGCAGGCCATGCATGATGCGGAAAAAATTCTCTTTGATGATGCGGTGATTATTCCTATTTATTATAATACGCTGCCTTATCTTTCCCGCCCGTATGTTAAAGGCTATTTCTGGTCGGCACTTGGAATTGCCGACTTCAAGACGGCATATATAGAAAAGTAGTTACTATTCACATTAAGTAGGGAACTGCTTATAAACCGCCATCTGCGGCGCCGCACCATCTGCGTTGCTGTCATCTGCGACAAGTTAACTTGCGTTGATAACACTAACGAAATCAGAATCGTGCTTCTGCGGTCCTCACTCCGACGTACAAGCAGTACGCCTCCGTGAGGTCCCCGCACAAACTATTGTGCCAGACAAATGAAATCAGAATCGTCGTCGCGCCTAGGCGGTCTGACTATGTTTACTTAGCAGCATATGAGTTGCTATTCACAATATGTTTTATGATATGCAACGGTACCTGACGATTTCTAAGCAGTTCGTGGCATTTTCGACAGCTGAGTAGATACAAGAAATAACAATTACATATATCTCTTTACAATATCTTAAGGAGATGACGGTATGGAAGCTATTGGCCGTATAAAACCCAAGCGGCTTCGCCCGGGGGATACTATCGGCGTAATCGCCCCCGCCAGCCCCGGGGAGCCGGAATTGGCCGCAGCGGGAGTAAGCTGGCTGGAAGAACGGGGTTACCGGGTGCAACTGGGTGTGACAATTGATCAAACCCTGGGATATCTGTCCGGGCCGGATGCCGCGCGGGCCGCCGACATCAATGCCATGTTCGCATCGCCTGATATTGCCGGTATTGTCTGCCTCCGTGGCGGCTATGGCACCATGCGGCTGCTGGAACTCCTTGATTATGACAATATCCGGACCCATCCCAAGGTGTTTGTAGGCTACAGCGATATCACAGCCCTGCATATAAGTATTGGCCGACGTACCGGTCTTATCACCTTCCATGGGCCAATGGCCGCGTCAGACATGGGAAAAGGCTTATCCGATTATACTTGGGAATATTTCTCCCGGGCTATTTCTGCTCCCGAACCCCTCGGACCCGTCAGCAATCCGCCGGCCGCCCAACCGCCCGTATTTATTGTGCCGGGAACGGCTCAAGGGTACCTGGCAGGGGGAAACTTAAGCCTGATTGCCGCCACCCTGGGAACACCCTACGAGATTGATACCTGCGGAAAAATTCTCTGCCTGGAAGAGGTAGGCGAGGCCCCGTACCGTATCGACCGCATGCTGACCCAGCTGTTACTGGCCGGTAAACTGCAGAATGCGGCCGGAATTGTGTTTGATGTATGCGTCGACTGCGATACAGAGGCAAAACCACCCAGCTTCACTGTGGCCGAGGTGCTGGGGGACCGTTTAGGGAACTTAAACAAACCAGTCCTCTATAATTTATACTTTGGCCACACGGCGGATAAAGCCACTCTGCCCCTGGGGGTCATAGCGGTATTGGATACTGAAGCGGGGGGGCTGGTGGTTACGGAAACAGCTACCAGTGATTAACTTAACTTAACTTAACTTAACTTAAAGGAGGCGAAAAAAATAAGCGATAAAAAAGCACTGAAAGAGAGAGTTATGGACGCAGTGACGGCTATGGCGCCGGAACTCAGGGAAATTAGCCTTTTTTTACACAAAAATCCGGAATTGGGGGGTAAGGAATATCAGGCGGCCCGGTTACTTATCACCGCCGCGGAACAGCGCGGGTTCACAGTGCAGCAGAATATTAGCGGCTATGAAACGGCCTTCATTGCCAAGAAAGGAAGTAAGGGCCCTAAAATCGCTTTTTTAGCCGAATATGACGCCTTGCCGGAATTGGGCCATGCCTGCGGCCACAATCTGATTGCCGCTATGAGTTGGGGGGCGGCGGCGGCATTGGCAGCCGTGGCCGGTGACCGGGCTGTTTCTTTTTTGATCGGCTGTCCGGCGGAAGAGACCAGCGGGGCTAAAGTAGCCATGGCAGCGGACGGCGTTTTTGACGGCTTAACGGCGGCCCTGATTGTTCATCCGGCAGACGGCAACTACCTGGGAGGTACTTCCTACGCAACCCATCCGTTACGGATAACTTTCCGCGGGCGTCCCGCCCATGTGGCCAGCAAAACCGACAAAGGCGTCAACGCATTAGACGCTTTGGTCATGTTTTATCAAGGAATAAAGATGCTGCGGCAGACCTTTATCCAGGAGACCATTCTGGCCGGAATTGTCACTAAAGGCGGGACGGCACCCAATGTTGTGCCTGATGCGGCGGAAGCGAAATTTACCATCCGGGCGTTGTCATCCCATTACCTGGAAGAGACGGTAATTCCGGCAGTACGGCGGCTGGCGGCGGGAGTTGCTCTGGCTAGCGGTACAACAGTTGAAACCGTGCATTATGAACCGTTATTTAAAGAATTAATCAATTCCCCCCGGCTTTTGGAATTATTCCAAAATAATATGGCCCTCTTGGGCGAAACAGTAACCGTCCTCAAACCGGAAGATGCCGACGGGTCAACCGATGTCGGGAATGTCAGCCACGCCGTGCCCACCATCCATCCCGATATCGGCATCGGCTGCAATCTTGTAGCTCATACACCAGCGTTCGCCGCAGCAGCAGCATCCGATTACGCCCAGGAACGGTTGCTGGTAGGAGCTAAGGCTATGGCCATGACCGCTATTGATCTGCTTGCTTAGTCAGCCTTCAGTCAGTCTGAAAGAATTCACGTCCGCCCTGTGCAGCGAAAGTGAATTCCACGCAAAGGCGGTGTCAGCCATGTTTGAATGGCTCGATAATTTATCACCATGGTGGTATGCAACTGGTGCAGTAATTGTTCTCACTATAATATGGTTGGTTGATGATGAAGAATAACCGGCTAACCGGCGATTATTCAGCTAACGCGTCTTTTTGACGCTCAGCAGGCGCAGGACAGCCTTATTATAGGCGGAGGACCGATGTGTCGGAGCGTTAATAAGGCCGTCCTGCGCCGTCCTTAATATATGCTTTCTTTTTTAGCTAAAAAAACTACCCATATTTATAAAAACATGGGTAGTTTGTGCCTATATATTATATTTTAGTGATCAACCGGCTTCTGATTCCTTTACTATCTCCAGGATGACCCGGTGATCGACCAAGCTCAGTTCTCTAATTCTGGCAGCAATCGTTTTTCGCTGCCCAAAAATGTTTTCCAAATAGAGCTCACCATTCTGAGGCACCACTTTATCAACCTGTTCCATAAACAATTCTTCTTTCCCTATGTCATCCCGGTAAAGATAAACATTAGCCTCGCACATTGCGATTACCCCCTTCGTTTTCCATGTATTGTTTTATTTGTGAAACCAAGGCATCCACCATGTGTGGCAGCGGCTCTGAGTGCAAGCCGACTATATCAAGATTGTTACGATGAAGTGGCAATAAAAGCTTTCTTGCCTTGCTGACAACCACTCGCTTGGCCATCTTAGCCGTTAATTCCCCCCTCATGGAGTTAGGCAAAATGATGCTAAGGGAACCGACAATCAAATCCACTTGATCAACGTTGCAAATCAGAGCGCTTTCCCCGGTAGCACCTTCATTGGCCCCGGCTCTGAGCATGACGGAAGTAGCCTGAGAATTCGTGCCGATTGCCAAAATTTCGACGGTATTGCGAAATTCGTCCCGTATTTTCTCAATAATAATTTTGCCAATTCCGCCACCTTGGCCATCAACCACGGCAATGTCCATAAAATCCCCCCAATAAACCACTAAACCACCACAAAAATTGCATCTAACCACCTGCGCGAGAGCCAAAAAAATAATACCATAATAGCTCCAGATATTTCTTTCCGGAAAAACCTTCATGGCATGCATGGTTATTCTTAGTAAAATTGTCGTTTTCTGACGATTCATAGGGTGACATTCGTTGC
This window of the Methylomusa anaerophila genome carries:
- a CDS encoding serine hydrolase → MVKWSEFMEILHRNIERILTAYTGRWGMVIVNQSTGARLELNPEMVFPAASMIKVPIMYEIMRQAAAGTISLDDSLTVTSCFRTGGAGILKELRPGLTLTVRELVTLMIILSDNTATNMLIDLAGMEAINKTITGLGLKSTVLRRRMMDFDAALAGKENYTSAADLALMFANIYHSRGLPESYGALMMDILTRQQIRDKLPFYLPAKTVMAHKTGTLTGVEHDAGILFLPGGPYIICVLTGDLAANQQGIQLVASIGKVIYEYFHKEK
- a CDS encoding DUF3842 family protein, yielding MNRQKTTILLRITMHAMKVFPERNIWSYYGIIFLALAQVVRCNFCGGLVVYWGDFMDIAVVDGQGGGIGKIIIEKIRDEFRNTVEILAIGTNSQATSVMLRAGANEGATGESALICNVDQVDLIVGSLSIILPNSMRGELTAKMAKRVVVSKARKLLLPLHRNNLDIVGLHSEPLPHMVDALVSQIKQYMENEGGNRNVRG
- a CDS encoding amidohydrolase yields the protein MDAVTAMAPELREISLFLHKNPELGGKEYQAARLLITAAEQRGFTVQQNISGYETAFIAKKGSKGPKIAFLAEYDALPELGHACGHNLIAAMSWGAAAALAAVAGDRAVSFLIGCPAEETSGAKVAMAADGVFDGLTAALIVHPADGNYLGGTSYATHPLRITFRGRPAHVASKTDKGVNALDALVMFYQGIKMLRQTFIQETILAGIVTKGGTAPNVVPDAAEAKFTIRALSSHYLEETVIPAVRRLAAGVALASGTTVETVHYEPLFKELINSPRLLELFQNNMALLGETVTVLKPEDADGSTDVGNVSHAVPTIHPDIGIGCNLVAHTPAFAAAAASDYAQERLLVGAKAMAMTAIDLLA
- a CDS encoding peptide ABC transporter substrate-binding protein, coding for MRYKKILAAMLAAAMLAILAAGCGKSGNINGGQVFRYALEAEPATLDPANSTAIPESLVEAQVFEGLTRLDARDQAIPGVAEKWDVSPDGIKYVFYLRPNAKWSNGEPVTAQDFEFAWKRVLNPDIASENAYMLYPLKNGQAYNEKKATADQVGVKALNEHTLEVTLEKPTPYFLSLAAFHAFYPVNRQTVTANAAKWATDVRTLIGNGPFKITAWVHNGKIEFEKNNQYWDAVLVKLPKMEWPISDSQTTRLALFENNQVDMMVEPPAVEHDRLTQAALLKISPYLGTYYYVFNTSKAPFDDPKVRKAFAAAINRDALVKNIVKGGKQPAYAWVAPGLVNPASGRDFREEAGNYAVEDTALAKKLLAEAGYADGQGLPPITLLFNTSEIHKSIAEAIQEMWKKNLGVAVNLTNQEAKVFLASRAQGEFQIARASWVGDYADPMTFMDVFKDPNNDAKYSNPAYNLLVEQAQAGNDQKVRMQAMHDAEKILFDDAVIIPIYYNTLPYLSRPYVKGYFWSALGIADFKTAYIEK
- a CDS encoding S66 peptidase family protein, with the protein product MEAIGRIKPKRLRPGDTIGVIAPASPGEPELAAAGVSWLEERGYRVQLGVTIDQTLGYLSGPDAARAADINAMFASPDIAGIVCLRGGYGTMRLLELLDYDNIRTHPKVFVGYSDITALHISIGRRTGLITFHGPMAASDMGKGLSDYTWEYFSRAISAPEPLGPVSNPPAAQPPVFIVPGTAQGYLAGGNLSLIAATLGTPYEIDTCGKILCLEEVGEAPYRIDRMLTQLLLAGKLQNAAGIVFDVCVDCDTEAKPPSFTVAEVLGDRLGNLNKPVLYNLYFGHTADKATLPLGVIAVLDTEAGGLVVTETATSD
- a CDS encoding CooT family nickel-binding protein, which translates into the protein MCEANVYLYRDDIGKEELFMEQVDKVVPQNGELYLENIFGQRKTIAARIRELSLVDHRVILEIVKESEAG